DNA from Saccharicrinis carchari:
GATATTTTGGGGATACCATTGATTTAATGGGAATCCAAAATATTGACTGATAGCTTGAACGCTCATAGCGGTGCCGTTGGCCTTTCCATCGGCCGAGTATCCGGCAATATGTGGAGTGGCGATAAGTGTCTTTTGTAGCAAGGAGCGGTTAATACCCGGTTCGTTTTCCCACACATCTAAAACTACGTTGCCAATATTACCCAATTCCAAAGCTGATAATAGCGCTTCATTATCAATAACCTCGCCACGCGAACTGTTTACAATGACCACATGTCTTTTACACCGCGAAAAAAATGTTTTATTTCCGAGATGAAATGTTTTATTCTTGCCTTCGTGTTGTAGAGGAACATGAAAAGTGATAATGTCAGATTCTGCAATTAACTCCTCCAGCTCCACAAAGCCAGCGCTGCCTTCTTTTTGTGCGCGTGGCGGATCATTCAATAGCACCTTCATCCCTACAGCTTTGGCCAGTTTGGCCACCTTGCGCCCCACGTTGCCTGCACCAATAATGCCGATGGTTTTATTTTCAATCTCCATATTGTGTTTGCTGATCAGGGTAGCCAGCGTTGCCGCAATATATTGCTTCACGGAGCCGGAGTTACACCCCGGTGCATTAGTCCATTCAATATGGTTGTTTTGACAATATAAGGTATCAATATGATCGAAACCGATGGTGGCTGTAGCAATTATTTTCACCTGGCTATTGTCCAGCGTGGCTGCGTTGCACCTGGTACGAGTTCGTGTAATTAGTGCGTCAGCATCTCTAATGGCAGATGCATCGGTTTGTGCTCCAGGTAAGTAGTTCACCTGTGCATAAGGTTCTAAAACACCCTCAAGAAAAGGGATTTTATTATCGGCGATAATCTTAATCATATTTT
Protein-coding regions in this window:
- the pdxB gene encoding 4-phosphoerythronate dehydrogenase PdxB; the encoded protein is MIKIIADNKIPFLEGVLEPYAQVNYLPGAQTDASAIRDADALITRTRTRCNAATLDNSQVKIIATATIGFDHIDTLYCQNNHIEWTNAPGCNSGSVKQYIAATLATLISKHNMEIENKTIGIIGAGNVGRKVAKLAKAVGMKVLLNDPPRAQKEGSAGFVELEELIAESDIITFHVPLQHEGKNKTFHLGNKTFFSRCKRHVVIVNSSRGEVIDNEALLSALELGNIGNVVLDVWENEPGINRSLLQKTLIATPHIAGYSADGKANGTAMSVQAISQYFGFPLNQWYPQNIPSPQKSQITINAKGLTFQEIWTKAVLHTYSIAEDDARLRKSPDSFELLRGSYPLRREFEAYTLRIKNGTTQIIQKLSDMGFTHIEVI